A region of Phytohabitans rumicis DNA encodes the following proteins:
- a CDS encoding sensor histidine kinase, which yields MKIHLAPWGALRASSIQDAGLAALLLAGTWAVNGGATPVISGSFADADWLREPTTRWTLIGVCVAAVAVRRRWPIPALAAASLATVVQMTLAAGPAPADLAVPIILYTIAAQRRREVSLALLGAALAAVTAWTAYVALDGKADGWLESPAGRGGRAEQGGQVSTQPATTGGRGPEPTTFGPTDWGGIPVLGSLLAVAWAIGWGVQSRRAYLGELMARARDLERERDQQAALAVAAERARITRELHDVVAHGLAVIVMQAQGGAAAFAKRPADTLAALDTIVATGRASLADMRQVLSASGQFDDPARPVPGLAQLPRLIDQVRQAGTRVQLHIDGAPRPLPTGVDVSSYRIVQEALTNTMKHAGPGACARVVVSYGGDELRLEASDDGAGESAGGGTGNGLRGMRERAVLLGGEVAAGPGPDGGYVVRARIPLDLAQTT from the coding sequence ATGAAGATTCACCTGGCCCCATGGGGCGCCTTACGCGCATCGAGCATCCAGGATGCCGGCCTTGCCGCCCTGCTGCTGGCCGGCACGTGGGCGGTCAATGGTGGCGCGACCCCGGTGATCAGCGGTTCCTTCGCCGATGCGGACTGGCTGCGGGAGCCGACGACTCGGTGGACCTTGATCGGGGTCTGCGTCGCCGCCGTGGCGGTGCGCCGCAGGTGGCCGATTCCGGCGCTCGCCGCGGCGTCGCTGGCCACCGTCGTTCAGATGACGCTGGCGGCCGGACCGGCGCCCGCCGACCTGGCCGTTCCGATCATCCTCTACACGATCGCCGCTCAGCGGCGGCGCGAGGTGTCGCTCGCACTGCTCGGCGCCGCCCTGGCCGCGGTGACGGCGTGGACGGCGTACGTGGCCCTGGACGGTAAGGCCGACGGCTGGCTCGAATCGCCCGCCGGCCGCGGCGGACGGGCCGAACAGGGCGGGCAAGTGAGCACGCAACCGGCAACGACCGGCGGGCGCGGCCCGGAACCCACGACGTTCGGGCCGACGGACTGGGGCGGGATCCCCGTCCTCGGCTCCCTGCTCGCCGTCGCCTGGGCGATCGGGTGGGGCGTCCAGAGCCGCCGCGCCTACCTCGGCGAGCTCATGGCGCGGGCACGAGACCTGGAGCGCGAACGCGACCAGCAGGCCGCCCTCGCGGTGGCCGCCGAGCGGGCCAGGATCACCCGCGAGCTGCACGACGTGGTGGCGCACGGCCTGGCCGTGATCGTGATGCAGGCGCAGGGCGGCGCCGCGGCGTTCGCCAAGCGGCCCGCCGACACCCTCGCCGCCCTGGACACCATCGTGGCGACCGGCCGCGCCTCGCTGGCCGACATGCGTCAGGTGCTGTCCGCGTCCGGGCAGTTCGACGACCCGGCACGGCCGGTGCCGGGCCTCGCGCAGCTGCCCCGCCTCATCGACCAGGTACGGCAGGCGGGTACGCGGGTCCAGCTGCACATCGACGGAGCGCCGCGACCGCTGCCCACCGGTGTGGACGTGTCGTCGTACCGGATCGTCCAGGAGGCGCTGACCAACACCATGAAACATGCCGGGCCGGGAGCCTGCGCCCGGGTGGTGGTGTCGTACGGAGGCGACGAGCTGCGGCTCGAAGCCAGCGACGACGGCGCCGGCGAGTCGGCCGGCGGCGGGACCGGCAACGGGCTGCGGGGGATGCGGGAACGCGCGGTGCTGCTGGGCGGCGAGGTGGCCGCCGGCCCGGGGCCGGACGGTGGCTACGTCGTGCGGGCCCGCATCCCCCTCGACCTGGCGCAGACCACATGA
- a CDS encoding response regulator, producing the protein MIRVLLVDDQALLRAGLRMILENADDVDVVGEADDGATATALAVQTTPDVILMDVRMPEVDGLEATRRIRASLPDGPRILILTTFDLDEYVYAALRAGASGFLLKDTLAADLLSAIRVVAKGDAIVAPSVTRRLIERHIGTSGDPLPRTEAELRVLTEREREVLELIARGLSNAEIAGRLFLTEGTVKGHVSRILTKLGLRDRVQAVVFSYECGLVRAGA; encoded by the coding sequence ATGATCCGGGTGCTCCTGGTCGACGACCAGGCCCTGCTCCGCGCCGGCCTGCGGATGATCCTGGAGAACGCCGACGACGTGGACGTCGTCGGGGAGGCCGACGACGGCGCCACAGCCACCGCCCTGGCGGTGCAAACGACGCCCGACGTCATCCTGATGGACGTCCGGATGCCCGAGGTCGACGGGCTGGAGGCCACCCGCCGCATCCGCGCGTCGCTACCGGACGGGCCGCGGATCCTGATCCTGACCACCTTCGACCTCGACGAGTACGTGTACGCCGCGCTGCGGGCCGGCGCCAGCGGATTCCTGCTCAAGGACACCCTCGCCGCCGATCTGCTGTCCGCGATCCGGGTGGTGGCCAAGGGCGACGCCATCGTCGCGCCGTCGGTCACCCGGCGGCTGATCGAGCGTCACATCGGCACGTCCGGCGACCCGCTGCCCCGCACCGAGGCTGAACTTCGCGTCCTGACCGAGCGGGAACGCGAGGTGCTCGAACTGATCGCCCGGGGCCTGTCCAACGCCGAGATCGCCGGCCGGCTCTTCCTCACCGAGGGGACGGTGAAGGGCCACGTCAGCCGCATTCTGACCAAGCTCGGCCTGCGGGACCGGGTGCAGGCCGTGGTCTTCTCCTACGAGTGCGGCCTGGTTCGCGCCGGCGCGTGA
- a CDS encoding SAM-dependent methyltransferase — MTDTTSGPDTTRASSARVYDYLLGGTHNFAADQEVGEQVIALQPLAPLIAKANRAWLGRAVRYLAERGVRQFLDIGSGVPTVGNVHEVAQRAAPDARVLYVDIDPVAVWHSRQILAGNDLADAVQGDLRRPGELLAQLDTPELQSLIDPGIPTALILASVVQFVPDDVAAADAVRALCDRLAPGSYLALSHPTPEAGGSAESAEEGVKAYRERAAEPFRLRRPEEIHPFLSGFTLVEPGLVWVPEWRPDPAEPTSFEDPSQSGIVAGVAHKVR, encoded by the coding sequence ATGACCGACACAACGTCTGGACCAGATACCACGCGCGCGTCGTCCGCGCGCGTCTATGACTACCTCCTGGGCGGCACGCACAACTTCGCCGCCGACCAGGAGGTAGGCGAGCAGGTCATTGCGCTGCAACCGCTAGCTCCGTTGATCGCGAAGGCTAACCGAGCCTGGTTGGGACGTGCGGTGCGGTACCTCGCCGAGCGGGGCGTGCGGCAGTTCCTCGACATCGGCTCCGGTGTACCTACCGTCGGAAACGTTCACGAGGTCGCCCAACGAGCGGCACCGGATGCCCGGGTGCTGTACGTGGACATCGACCCGGTCGCAGTCTGGCACAGCCGACAGATCCTGGCTGGCAACGACCTCGCGGACGCCGTCCAGGGCGACCTCCGCCGCCCGGGGGAGTTGCTCGCGCAGCTCGATACGCCGGAGTTGCAATCCCTGATCGATCCCGGCATACCGACGGCATTGATCTTGGCCTCCGTCGTCCAGTTCGTCCCGGATGACGTGGCGGCGGCTGACGCTGTACGGGCGTTGTGCGATCGTCTGGCACCGGGCAGTTACCTCGCCCTGTCCCACCCGACACCCGAGGCCGGCGGCTCCGCCGAGAGCGCCGAGGAGGGCGTCAAGGCGTATCGAGAACGAGCCGCCGAACCCTTCCGCCTGCGGCGCCCGGAGGAGATCCATCCGTTCCTCAGCGGCTTCACGCTCGTCGAGCCGGGGCTGGTATGGGTGCCCGAATGGCGTCCCGATCCTGCTGAACCGACCAGCTTCGAGGACCCATCCCAATCCGGGATCGTCGCTGGCGTAGCCCACAAGGTGCGGTAG
- a CDS encoding RNA polymerase subunit sigma-70, translating into MTDARLPGADETTFIAAVRSDDTARFALITERHRRELQVHCYRMLANYEDAQDMTQETFLRAWNKRASFKGHAALRTWLYRIATNACLDFLEKRNDRTPVPSELADVGSEVLYLQPYPDRMLPEDPQESVVARETIELAFIVAVQHLPPRQRAVFILRDVLGWPAAKAADALELTVASVTSALQRARVTMREQLPDRRLDWQRPATHELSNDERGAVKSYIEAHERNDLDGLMSLLRDDLRFVMLPEAGTSVITAKDAVDGWVSGGLFQPGYDDWRCITTTVNRMPAAALYLRTPDDPEYRLFAIAVLHIVDGKIAELTGFDATDKPWLDLPPTL; encoded by the coding sequence ATGACCGACGCCAGACTGCCGGGCGCCGACGAGACCACGTTCATCGCGGCGGTCCGCTCAGACGACACGGCGCGGTTTGCACTCATTACGGAGCGCCACCGGCGTGAGCTGCAGGTGCACTGCTACCGGATGCTCGCGAACTACGAGGACGCCCAGGACATGACGCAGGAGACGTTCCTGCGAGCGTGGAACAAGCGGGCGTCGTTCAAGGGCCACGCGGCGCTGCGGACCTGGCTGTACCGGATCGCGACGAACGCCTGCCTCGACTTCCTGGAGAAGCGCAACGACCGCACACCCGTACCGTCCGAGCTGGCGGACGTCGGCTCCGAGGTGCTGTACCTGCAGCCGTACCCCGACCGGATGCTCCCCGAGGACCCGCAGGAATCGGTGGTGGCGCGGGAAACGATCGAGCTGGCGTTCATCGTCGCCGTCCAGCACCTGCCGCCGCGGCAGCGGGCGGTGTTCATCCTGCGCGACGTCCTCGGCTGGCCGGCGGCGAAGGCCGCCGACGCCCTCGAGCTGACCGTCGCATCGGTGACCAGCGCACTGCAGCGGGCGCGCGTGACGATGCGCGAGCAGCTGCCCGACCGCCGCCTCGACTGGCAGAGACCCGCCACCCACGAGCTGTCGAATGACGAGCGCGGCGCGGTGAAGTCGTACATCGAGGCCCATGAGCGCAACGACCTCGACGGGCTGATGTCCCTGCTGCGCGACGACCTGCGCTTCGTGATGCTGCCCGAGGCGGGCACCTCGGTCATCACGGCCAAGGACGCGGTGGACGGCTGGGTCTCCGGTGGGCTCTTCCAGCCCGGCTACGACGACTGGCGCTGTATCACCACGACGGTCAACCGCATGCCCGCCGCCGCACTGTACCTGCGCACCCCCGACGACCCGGAGTACCGGCTATTCGCCATCGCGGTCCTGCACATCGTCGACGGGAAGATCGCCGAGCTCACCGGATTCGACGCCACCGACAAACCATGGTTGGACCTGCCGCCGACACTGTGA
- a CDS encoding dihydrofolate reductase family protein yields MRKLTFAMNVTLDGYIAAPGDDLGWSGGEGPDSSPSDELFQWWSDRVAATGLALYGRKLWETMSSDWPTADQQPGATPAAIEFARRWRDMPKVVFSSTIDKVDWNTRLVTGDAVAEITRLKAGDGGPMDIVGATLAGAAMRAGLIDEYVLVIHPVLVGGGTPFFTALDSWVNLTLVETRTFPGGLVLTRYETRR; encoded by the coding sequence ATGCGGAAACTGACCTTCGCCATGAATGTGACCCTGGACGGCTACATCGCCGCGCCCGGCGACGACCTCGGCTGGAGTGGGGGTGAGGGACCGGACTCGTCGCCGAGCGACGAGCTGTTCCAGTGGTGGTCCGACCGGGTGGCGGCGACGGGCCTGGCGCTGTATGGGCGCAAGCTGTGGGAGACGATGAGTTCCGACTGGCCGACCGCCGACCAGCAGCCCGGCGCCACACCGGCGGCGATCGAGTTCGCCCGCCGCTGGCGGGACATGCCGAAGGTGGTGTTCTCCTCGACGATAGACAAGGTCGACTGGAACACCCGCTTGGTCACCGGCGACGCGGTCGCCGAGATCACCCGGCTCAAGGCCGGGGACGGCGGCCCGATGGACATCGTCGGCGCGACGCTCGCCGGGGCGGCCATGCGGGCCGGGCTGATCGACGAGTACGTGCTGGTCATCCACCCGGTCTTGGTGGGCGGCGGCACGCCGTTCTTCACCGCGCTGGACAGCTGGGTGAACCTGACCCTGGTGGAGACGCGGACGTTTCCCGGCGGCTTGGTGCTTACCCGATACGAGACGAGGCGATGA
- a CDS encoding response regulator → MTIRLLIVDDQELIRTGFRLFLQTQPDLEVVGEAADGHDALTRAAELRPDVVLMDVRMPSMDGVEATSRLTTAGPTPRVLILTTYDLDEYVFGALRAGASGFLLKDASRERLLEAIRVVHSGEALLSPSITRRLIEDFAARAAPRRAPTALLAGLTPREREVLLLVARGLSNPEIAAHLVVTEATVKSHVGSVFAKLHLRDRVQAVVFAYEHGIVQPGSSV, encoded by the coding sequence ATGACCATCCGCCTGTTGATCGTCGACGACCAGGAGCTGATCCGCACCGGCTTCCGGCTGTTCCTGCAAACCCAGCCCGACCTCGAGGTCGTCGGCGAGGCCGCCGACGGCCACGACGCGCTCACCCGGGCCGCCGAACTGCGGCCCGACGTGGTCCTGATGGATGTCCGGATGCCGAGCATGGACGGCGTCGAGGCCACCTCCCGACTGACCACCGCCGGGCCCACGCCCCGCGTGCTGATCCTCACGACCTACGACCTGGACGAGTACGTCTTCGGCGCCCTGCGGGCGGGCGCGTCGGGCTTCCTGCTCAAGGACGCCTCACGCGAACGCCTCCTGGAGGCGATCCGGGTGGTGCACTCCGGCGAGGCACTGCTGTCGCCGTCGATCACCCGCCGGCTCATCGAGGACTTCGCCGCCCGCGCCGCACCGCGCCGGGCGCCGACCGCGCTGCTGGCCGGGCTCACACCCCGCGAGCGGGAGGTCCTCCTCCTGGTGGCCAGGGGCCTGTCGAACCCGGAGATCGCCGCGCACCTCGTCGTGACCGAGGCCACGGTGAAGAGCCACGTCGGCAGCGTGTTCGCCAAGCTCCACCTGCGCGACCGGGTCCAAGCGGTGGTGTTCGCCTACGAACACGGCATCGTCCAGCCCGGCAGCTCGGTCTGA
- a CDS encoding sensor histidine kinase encodes MNRLARQARAAYDLLVARRTALLDLALAVITAGVELGLLFDDGTPVGVVPVVVTVLVGAVLLGRRRAPLAVLAATCAGAALLIPLDYSPGGAPIVVALASLADLRSRRTSVAVLVPTALFLLLASITSLASPIAAWVLGSYLRTRRRYTWALEERAATLEREREQLDQIAAQRERTSIARELHDIVAHSVTVMLIGVRGARDVLPTSPRVAAQTLERVEATAEQSLAELRRILVLLRASDNGAQFRPQPSLAQLGELVAEYRTAGMPVRLQLTGQARPLAGGVELSAYRIVEEALTNVLKHTEPTQVTVTVGYGQTQLDVTVEDDGGGNDPAPSAGGHGIVGMRERAAVAGGTLEARRTDRGFQVTARLPAVNAA; translated from the coding sequence GTGAACCGGCTTGCCCGCCAGGCCCGTGCGGCGTACGACCTGCTGGTCGCGCGCCGCACGGCGCTGCTCGACCTCGCGCTGGCGGTGATCACGGCCGGGGTGGAGTTGGGGCTGCTGTTCGACGACGGGACCCCGGTCGGCGTGGTCCCGGTCGTGGTCACCGTGCTCGTCGGCGCCGTGTTGCTCGGCCGCCGCCGCGCGCCCTTGGCAGTGCTCGCGGCGACCTGCGCCGGTGCCGCGCTGCTCATCCCGCTGGACTACTCGCCCGGCGGGGCGCCCATCGTTGTCGCACTCGCTTCGCTCGCCGACCTGCGGAGCCGACGGACATCGGTGGCAGTGCTCGTCCCGACGGCGCTGTTCCTGCTCCTCGCGAGCATCACCTCACTGGCCAGCCCGATCGCCGCATGGGTGCTCGGTTCATACCTGCGGACCCGGCGGCGCTACACCTGGGCGCTGGAGGAACGCGCGGCCACCCTGGAGCGCGAGCGCGAGCAGCTCGACCAGATCGCGGCGCAACGGGAACGCACGTCCATCGCCCGGGAGCTGCACGACATCGTCGCCCATTCGGTCACCGTGATGCTGATCGGCGTACGCGGCGCCCGCGACGTCCTGCCGACCTCGCCCCGGGTGGCGGCGCAGACCCTGGAACGGGTCGAGGCCACCGCCGAGCAGAGCCTGGCCGAGCTGCGCCGAATCCTCGTCCTGCTGCGCGCCTCGGACAACGGCGCGCAGTTCCGGCCGCAGCCGTCGCTCGCCCAACTCGGCGAGCTGGTCGCCGAGTACCGGACCGCCGGGATGCCGGTACGGCTGCAGCTCACCGGCCAGGCCCGGCCACTGGCCGGCGGCGTCGAGCTGTCCGCGTACCGGATCGTCGAGGAGGCGCTGACCAACGTGCTCAAACACACCGAGCCCACCCAGGTCACCGTGACCGTCGGCTACGGCCAGACTCAGCTGGACGTCACGGTCGAAGACGACGGCGGCGGGAACGACCCGGCACCATCGGCCGGCGGGCACGGCATTGTTGGGATGCGTGAGCGGGCGGCGGTGGCAGGCGGCACCCTGGAGGCCCGCCGCACCGACCGCGGGTTCCAGGTGACCGCCCGGCTGCCCGCGGTGAACGCGGCATGA
- a CDS encoding ABC transporter permease: MSHLLRGELIKTVTTRTVLGFAVGGVAFTVLNVLIVAVASGTLDELPEKEEALSGMPILLLLWGLVGAAGEYRHRTAAPAALVARRDRGVVLSARIAAYALTGLLLGALTSVASVGLALPLLSDQPGPDLTAGDVTAVVAGNLVAFVLSAVLGAALGALIRSPVLGVVVLLILNFAVVPLLSGAWESAGNLTPFGAAGVLSRMTHNTTLSVVSAGWVLAAWTVAIALAAVVAERRRDLA, translated from the coding sequence GTGAGTCATCTGCTGCGCGGCGAACTGATCAAGACGGTGACCACCCGTACGGTGCTGGGCTTCGCGGTGGGCGGGGTCGCTTTCACGGTTCTCAACGTCCTGATCGTCGCGGTGGCCTCAGGCACACTGGACGAGCTGCCCGAGAAGGAGGAGGCCCTGTCCGGGATGCCCATCCTGCTGCTCCTGTGGGGCCTGGTCGGCGCGGCCGGTGAGTACCGGCACCGGACGGCCGCGCCGGCGGCGCTGGTGGCGCGCCGGGACCGCGGGGTCGTGCTGTCGGCGCGGATCGCCGCGTACGCGCTGACCGGGCTCCTGCTCGGCGCGCTGACCAGCGTGGCGTCGGTCGGGCTCGCGTTGCCGCTGCTGAGCGACCAGCCGGGGCCCGACCTCACCGCGGGTGACGTCACCGCGGTCGTGGCGGGCAACCTGGTGGCGTTCGTGCTGTCCGCGGTCCTGGGTGCCGCCCTCGGCGCCCTTATCCGTAGCCCCGTCCTCGGCGTGGTCGTCCTGCTGATCTTGAACTTCGCGGTGGTCCCGCTGCTGTCCGGGGCCTGGGAATCGGCGGGCAACCTCACCCCGTTCGGCGCGGCCGGCGTGCTGAGCCGGATGACCCACAACACGACTCTGTCGGTGGTCTCCGCCGGCTGGGTGCTGGCCGCCTGGACGGTCGCGATCGCGCTGGCCGCGGTCGTCGCCGAGCGACGGCGCGATCTGGCGTGA
- a CDS encoding ATP-binding cassette domain-containing protein: protein MTTSRTSAAIRVEGLTKRYGRRAVVDDLSFTVGSGRVTGFFGPNGAGKTTALKAVAGLARPTAGRAFVQGTPVTAMRPDARILGVHIEPCGAHPGRSARAHLRSLAALAGLPRRRVAEVLDLVGLAAAARGRVGKYSMGMRQRLGLAAALLGDPEILVLDEPVNGLDPQGIRWLRTLLRERAANGGTVLLSSHMLSEAAQTVDDVIVIDQGRLVHEGPIRDLAGSGHTGVVVRTAEAERLARLVDAAGGRVRPEDAGGLLVEGLDVAELARLAHGAGILLEEIAPRTASLEDAFFGLTGGTSR from the coding sequence ATGACTACTTCACGAACATCGGCGGCCATCCGGGTCGAGGGGTTGACCAAGCGCTACGGCCGCAGAGCGGTGGTCGACGACCTGTCGTTCACGGTCGGGTCCGGACGGGTGACGGGGTTCTTCGGCCCGAACGGAGCCGGGAAGACCACCGCGCTCAAGGCGGTCGCCGGCCTGGCACGGCCCACGGCGGGGCGGGCCTTCGTACAGGGCACGCCGGTCACGGCGATGCGGCCCGACGCCCGCATCCTCGGCGTACACATCGAGCCGTGCGGGGCCCATCCCGGCCGCAGCGCCCGAGCGCACCTGCGGTCGCTGGCGGCGCTGGCCGGGTTGCCCCGCCGCCGGGTCGCCGAGGTCCTGGACCTGGTCGGCTTGGCGGCGGCGGCCCGGGGCAGGGTCGGGAAGTACTCGATGGGCATGCGGCAGCGGCTCGGGCTCGCCGCGGCGCTGCTCGGCGACCCGGAGATCCTGGTGCTGGACGAGCCGGTGAACGGCCTCGACCCGCAAGGCATCCGCTGGCTGCGCACCTTGCTGAGGGAACGGGCCGCGAACGGAGGCACGGTGCTCCTGTCCAGCCACATGTTGAGTGAGGCGGCCCAGACCGTCGACGACGTGATAGTGATCGATCAAGGGCGGCTGGTCCATGAAGGCCCGATCCGGGACCTGGCGGGATCCGGGCACACCGGGGTCGTGGTGCGCACCGCCGAAGCCGAGCGGCTGGCCCGCCTGGTGGACGCCGCCGGCGGACGGGTCCGGCCCGAGGACGCGGGCGGGTTGCTGGTCGAAGGGCTGGACGTCGCGGAGCTGGCACGGCTGGCCCACGGCGCGGGCATCCTGCTGGAGGAGATCGCCCCGCGGACCGCGTCCCTGGAGGACGCGTTCTTCGGCCTGACGGGAGGAACGAGCCGGTGA
- a CDS encoding TioE family transcriptional regulator, whose protein sequence is MERNLQDGGRLRPVDLGRANGLSTQAIRNYEAAGILPAAARTPHGYRTYTRRHAQALRAFLALVSGHGHQTATAIMQAVNRDATGDALRLIDESHAQLLEDRRTLQAVEAALGDLVPVPPERGDTFVGPLARRLGLRAATLRKWERAGLVQPRRDQQTGYRVYRAADVRDALLVHQLRRGGYRSAQIAPLIAQVRSAGGVAPLESMLRDWHARLASRSRAMLTGAAALDAYLGG, encoded by the coding sequence TTGGAGCGAAACCTTCAAGACGGTGGACGGCTCAGGCCGGTTGACCTGGGGCGCGCGAACGGCCTGTCCACGCAGGCGATCCGCAACTACGAGGCGGCCGGCATCCTTCCGGCCGCCGCACGCACCCCGCACGGCTACCGCACCTACACCCGGCGGCACGCGCAAGCCCTGCGCGCGTTCCTCGCCCTCGTGTCCGGACACGGCCACCAGACGGCCACCGCGATCATGCAGGCGGTCAACCGGGACGCGACCGGGGACGCGCTGCGGCTCATCGACGAGAGTCACGCCCAGCTGCTCGAGGACCGCCGCACCCTGCAGGCCGTCGAAGCCGCGCTGGGCGACCTCGTACCCGTGCCGCCGGAGCGCGGCGACACGTTCGTCGGCCCGCTGGCCAGAAGGCTCGGCCTCCGCGCGGCCACCCTGCGCAAATGGGAACGCGCCGGCCTGGTCCAGCCGCGCCGCGACCAGCAGACGGGCTACCGGGTCTACCGCGCGGCCGACGTGCGCGACGCCCTGCTGGTCCACCAGCTCAGGCGCGGCGGCTACCGGTCGGCGCAGATCGCCCCGCTGATCGCGCAGGTCCGTTCCGCCGGCGGCGTCGCGCCGCTGGAGTCGATGCTGCGCGACTGGCACGCCCGCCTGGCGTCCAGGAGCCGCGCCATGCTCACCGGCGCCGCCGCGCTGGACGCCTACCTCGGCGGCTGA
- a CDS encoding erythromycin esterase family protein → MTAGIKETAHTVDAATVMSLLPARPRLLALGEPTHGADALLDLRNELFRQLVEREGYRTIAIESDCLMGLVVDDYVTSGTGALDEVMERGFSHGWGAFAGNRELVRWMRAYNEGRPGSERLRFAGFDGPLEITGAASPRPALTALHAYLTAWADADLLPCTADTLDRLLGADDRWTNPAAMMDPAQSAGRTPEAKRLRLLADDLVALLDAQPPQLIAASSREDWDRARLYGRTATGLLRYHFWMADTSPGRMAWLLGVRDSMMAANLLAVAERGPTLVNAHNSHLQRTKSSMRLGGLPLQWWSAGAIVGAHLGDGYAFLATALGTFGDHGVDAPPADTVEGLLYALPQDRYVVDARRLATVLGDTPPAARVSPWYGYAPLDPAQVASTDGIVFVKDAVSGRRRTPRGALR, encoded by the coding sequence ATGACCGCTGGTATCAAGGAAACCGCGCACACCGTCGACGCCGCTACCGTCATGAGCCTGCTCCCGGCCCGGCCCCGGCTGCTCGCCCTGGGCGAGCCCACCCACGGCGCGGACGCGCTGCTCGACCTGCGCAACGAGCTCTTCCGGCAACTCGTCGAACGGGAGGGCTACCGGACGATCGCGATCGAGAGCGACTGCCTGATGGGCCTGGTCGTGGACGACTACGTCACCTCGGGCACGGGCGCCCTCGACGAGGTCATGGAGCGCGGCTTCAGCCACGGGTGGGGCGCCTTCGCGGGCAACCGCGAGCTGGTGCGCTGGATGCGCGCGTACAACGAGGGCCGGCCCGGGTCCGAGCGGCTGCGCTTCGCCGGGTTCGACGGCCCGCTGGAGATCACCGGCGCGGCGAGCCCCCGGCCGGCCCTCACCGCGCTGCACGCCTACCTCACCGCCTGGGCGGACGCCGACCTGCTGCCCTGCACCGCCGACACCCTCGACCGGCTGCTCGGCGCCGACGACCGCTGGACGAACCCCGCCGCGATGATGGACCCGGCCCAGTCCGCGGGGCGTACCCCCGAGGCCAAGCGGCTGCGGCTGCTCGCCGACGACCTGGTGGCCCTGCTCGACGCGCAGCCGCCGCAGCTGATCGCGGCGTCCTCGCGGGAGGACTGGGACCGGGCCCGCCTGTACGGGCGTACCGCCACCGGGCTGCTGCGCTACCACTTCTGGATGGCCGACACCTCACCGGGTCGCATGGCGTGGCTGCTGGGCGTGCGGGACTCGATGATGGCCGCCAACCTGCTCGCCGTCGCCGAGCGTGGCCCGACGCTGGTGAACGCCCACAACAGCCATCTGCAGCGGACCAAGAGCAGCATGCGGTTGGGCGGCCTGCCGCTGCAGTGGTGGAGCGCCGGCGCGATCGTCGGCGCCCACCTGGGCGACGGGTACGCGTTCCTGGCCACCGCCCTCGGCACGTTCGGTGACCACGGCGTGGACGCCCCACCAGCGGACACCGTCGAGGGGCTGCTGTACGCGCTGCCGCAGGACCGGTACGTCGTCGACGCCCGCCGGCTGGCCACCGTCCTGGGCGACACGCCGCCGGCCGCCCGCGTGTCCCCCTGGTACGGCTACGCGCCGCTGGACCCGGCCCAGGTGGCCAGCACCGACGGGATCGTGTTCGTCAAGGATGCCGTCAGTGGGCGCCGACGTACTCCGCGAGGTGCTCTCCGGTGA
- a CDS encoding VOC family protein, which produces MDITIHASFLPHSDPDASLAFYRDVLGFEIRNDVGYEGMRWITVGPAGQPDTAIVLHPPAATPGITDDERRVLFELMAKGSYFGVNLATRDVDGTFAKLEASGAEVVQEPTDQPYGVRDCAFRDPAGNMIRIQELS; this is translated from the coding sequence ATGGACATCACCATTCACGCGAGCTTCCTTCCGCACAGCGACCCGGACGCCTCCCTGGCCTTCTACCGCGACGTGCTCGGCTTCGAGATCCGCAACGACGTCGGGTACGAGGGGATGCGTTGGATCACGGTCGGCCCCGCCGGCCAGCCCGACACGGCCATCGTCCTGCACCCGCCGGCCGCGACGCCCGGCATCACCGACGACGAGCGCCGGGTCCTGTTCGAGCTGATGGCCAAGGGCAGCTACTTCGGCGTCAACCTGGCCACCCGCGACGTCGACGGCACCTTCGCGAAGCTGGAGGCCAGCGGCGCCGAGGTGGTCCAGGAGCCGACCGACCAGCCGTACGGCGTCCGCGACTGCGCCTTCCGCGACCCGGCGGGCAACATGATCCGCATCCAGGAGCTGAGCTGA